A window of the Mannheimia granulomatis genome harbors these coding sequences:
- the folE gene encoding GTP cyclohydrolase I FolE, with protein sequence MTTISPELDTTENRISAEAQKVRQALLAKGIETPTVAHRKDKDSRRAEIQQHMQAVLELLGLDLTDDSLEETPHRLAKMYVDEIFSGLDYATFPKITNIENRMKVSEMVLVDDITLTSTCEHHFVTIDGKVAVAYYPKKWVIGLSKINRVVQFFAQRPQVQERFTEQILTAFQTILETDDVAVYVKATHFCVKCRGVKDTNSYTVTSAFGGVFLDDRETRKEFLGLLNK encoded by the coding sequence ATGACAACGATCTCACCGGAATTAGACACAACAGAAAATAGGATTTCTGCCGAAGCACAGAAAGTACGCCAAGCGTTATTGGCAAAAGGGATTGAGACCCCGACAGTTGCGCACCGCAAAGATAAAGATAGCCGCCGTGCGGAAATTCAGCAGCATATGCAAGCAGTATTGGAATTACTCGGCTTAGATTTAACGGACGATAGCCTTGAAGAAACGCCTCATCGCTTGGCAAAAATGTATGTGGATGAGATTTTTAGCGGATTAGATTATGCCACTTTCCCTAAAATTACCAATATCGAAAACCGAATGAAAGTGAGTGAAATGGTGTTGGTGGATGATATTACCTTAACCTCAACCTGTGAACATCATTTTGTGACTATTGATGGCAAAGTGGCGGTAGCGTATTACCCGAAAAAATGGGTGATCGGTTTGTCTAAAATTAACCGTGTGGTGCAATTTTTTGCCCAACGTCCGCAGGTACAGGAACGTTTTACCGAGCAGATTCTCACGGCATTCCAAACCATTTTAGAAACCGATGATGTGGCAGTGTATGTGAAAGCGACCCATTTCTGCGTAAAATGCCGTGGTGTAAAAGACACTAACAGCTATACCGTTACCTCGGCTTTCGGCGGCGTGTTCTTAGATGATCGAGAAACCCGTAAAGAATTTTTAGGTTTATTAAATAAATAA
- a CDS encoding 3-deoxy-D-manno-octulosonic acid kinase: MRNNHYLFNAELVAEEQVEFIQELLSCKNFENSDRLLGFSKGRGITWFLKTKAELGINIVLRHYYRGGLFGKLVKDSYFFSGFKHTRAYQEFFLLQQMLAWNLPVPRPVAIKVVRTLCCYRADIMLEKLDNTQDLSKSLQSQALSAKQYEQIGKLIRHLHNHQVHHSDLNIHNILLDDKGKFWLIDFDKCRIQKGDIWKKGNLARLLRSFKKEQERLNILFKDEDWQSILKGYLA; this comes from the coding sequence ATGCGAAATAATCACTATCTCTTTAATGCCGAACTCGTTGCCGAAGAACAGGTCGAGTTTATCCAAGAATTACTCAGTTGCAAAAATTTTGAAAATTCCGACCGCTTGCTAGGCTTCTCAAAAGGTCGCGGTATTACATGGTTTTTAAAAACTAAGGCTGAGCTTGGAATAAACATCGTGCTTCGTCATTACTATCGAGGCGGATTATTCGGAAAATTAGTGAAAGATAGTTATTTCTTTAGCGGATTTAAACACACTCGGGCATATCAAGAATTTTTCTTGCTACAGCAAATGTTGGCATGGAATTTACCGGTGCCACGTCCTGTCGCAATCAAGGTGGTTAGAACCTTATGTTGCTATCGTGCCGATATTATGCTGGAAAAACTGGATAACACACAGGATTTGAGTAAAAGCTTACAATCTCAGGCTTTATCAGCCAAGCAATATGAACAGATTGGGAAATTAATCCGCCATTTGCATAATCACCAAGTTCATCATTCTGATTTGAATATTCATAATATTCTACTGGACGATAAGGGTAAATTTTGGCTGATCGATTTCGATAAATGTCGTATTCAAAAAGGCGATATTTGGAAAAAAGGCAATTTAGCCCGCCTGTTACGTTCTTTTAAAAAAGAGCAAGAGAGGTTAAATATTTTATTTAAAGACGAAGACTGGCAATCCATTTTGAAAGGTTATTTAGCGTAA
- the ubiH gene encoding 2-octaprenyl-6-methoxyphenyl hydroxylase: MERQFDVVIVGGAVTGSVLALALSSFCQHKISIAIVEKLLPNYEQQGGFDARSIALAEGSLQKMSQIIPLLGENLRAMIQSIATPIQQIQVADKGHFGKATLKATEQNVTQLGVVVELAKLGKNLTACIEKQPNISYFCPNEVVVIERSQQDCRLTLAGGEQLSCRLLIAADGIQSAIAKQCGIETLQVKDYGQSAVIANVELSEHHQNQAFEYFTEQGPFALLPLAGNFMSLVWCVKEAETLMQLSDSEFLSRLQQQFGWKLGQFLRVSKRFVYPLILQKSESHIHHRLAVVGNAAQMLHPVAGQGFNLGLRDLFTLATLVTTAFNQGKDIGEFSLLSEFEQLREKDQASMMNSTSGLISLFSCEMLPVQIVRNLALFTVSHSSNARDWVANKALGW, encoded by the coding sequence ATGGAAAGGCAGTTTGATGTTGTGATTGTAGGCGGAGCCGTCACCGGTTCGGTGTTGGCGTTGGCGTTAAGCAGTTTTTGTCAGCACAAAATTTCAATTGCGATTGTCGAAAAATTGTTACCTAACTATGAACAGCAAGGCGGTTTTGATGCGCGCAGCATTGCCTTAGCTGAAGGCAGTTTGCAAAAAATGAGCCAAATTATCCCGCTTTTAGGCGAGAATTTGCGGGCGATGATTCAATCTATTGCTACTCCAATTCAGCAAATCCAAGTAGCGGATAAAGGGCATTTTGGCAAAGCAACTTTAAAAGCAACTGAGCAAAATGTTACGCAGCTTGGAGTTGTGGTTGAACTTGCAAAATTAGGTAAAAATTTGACCGCTTGCATTGAGAAACAGCCTAATATCAGCTATTTCTGCCCAAATGAAGTAGTGGTAATTGAACGCTCACAACAAGATTGCAGACTCACTTTAGCCGGCGGTGAGCAACTGAGTTGCCGTTTACTGATTGCCGCAGACGGTATTCAATCAGCGATTGCCAAACAATGTGGCATAGAAACTCTGCAAGTTAAAGATTACGGGCAATCGGCGGTGATTGCGAATGTGGAGTTGAGCGAGCATCATCAAAATCAGGCGTTTGAATATTTCACCGAGCAAGGGCCTTTCGCTTTATTGCCTTTGGCGGGGAATTTTATGTCGTTGGTTTGGTGTGTGAAAGAGGCTGAGACATTAATGCAATTGTCAGATAGTGAATTTTTATCTCGCCTACAGCAGCAATTTGGTTGGAAATTAGGGCAATTTTTACGTGTAAGCAAGCGGTTTGTTTACCCGTTAATTTTGCAAAAATCGGAATCCCATATTCACCACCGTTTGGCGGTAGTCGGCAACGCTGCTCAAATGCTGCACCCCGTTGCCGGGCAAGGCTTTAACTTAGGTTTACGAGATCTCTTTACTTTAGCTACATTGGTCACTACTGCTTTTAATCAAGGCAAAGATATCGGTGAATTTTCGCTGTTATCTGAGTTTGAGCAGCTGCGAGAAAAAGATCAGGCTAGTATGATGAACTCAACAAGCGGTCTGATTTCACTCTTTTCTTGCGAAATGTTACCTGTGCAAATAGTGCGGAATTTAGCTTTGTTTACGGTTTCACATTCTTCTAACGCGCGTGATTGGGTAGCAAATAAAGCGTTAGGATGGTAG
- the truA gene encoding tRNA pseudouridine(38-40) synthase TruA, translated as MKIALGIEYDGSRYFGWQRQEAVESVQQKLEQALSVVADSPVEVFCAGRTDAGVHGTGQVVHFGTRAVRPLQSWCFGTNAHLPDDIAVKWAVEVSEDFHARFSATARRYRYIIFNSKLRSAILPKGVTHFHFPLDEAKMHQAGQFLLGENDFSSFRAAKCQSNTPWRNIHHLNVSRQGDYVIVDIQANAFVHHMVRNIVGTLLEIGQGRQPVEWAKWVLEQRNREIAAPTAKAEGLYLVEVHYPEHFVIPKTPLGPLFLVD; from the coding sequence ATGAAAATTGCATTAGGCATTGAATATGACGGCAGCCGCTATTTTGGCTGGCAACGGCAAGAAGCAGTGGAAAGCGTGCAGCAAAAGTTAGAGCAGGCATTGTCTGTTGTGGCGGATTCCCCTGTTGAAGTGTTTTGTGCCGGTCGTACCGATGCTGGTGTACACGGCACCGGTCAGGTCGTGCATTTTGGTACTCGAGCCGTTCGTCCGTTGCAAAGTTGGTGTTTTGGCACGAATGCTCATTTGCCAGACGATATTGCGGTGAAATGGGCAGTTGAGGTAAGCGAGGATTTTCACGCTCGTTTTAGTGCAACTGCTCGCCGTTACCGCTATATTATTTTTAACAGTAAATTACGCTCAGCCATTTTGCCTAAAGGTGTAACCCATTTCCATTTTCCGCTGGATGAAGCCAAAATGCACCAAGCAGGGCAGTTTTTATTAGGCGAAAACGATTTTTCCTCTTTCCGAGCGGCGAAGTGCCAATCCAACACGCCATGGCGGAATATTCATCACTTAAATGTATCTCGCCAAGGCGATTATGTGATTGTAGATATTCAAGCGAATGCTTTTGTGCATCACATGGTGCGAAATATTGTCGGTACCTTACTTGAAATCGGGCAGGGCAGACAGCCTGTAGAATGGGCAAAATGGGTACTCGAGCAACGTAATCGAGAAATTGCCGCCCCTACAGCCAAAGCGGAAGGTTTATATTTAGTGGAAGTGCATTACCCTGAACACTTTGTGATTCCTAAAACACCATTGGGGCCGCTGTTTTTAGTGGATTAA
- the parE gene encoding DNA topoisomerase IV subunit B: MSEKRYGADEITVLKDLEPVQLRPGMYTDTTRPNHLGQEVIDNSVDEALSGYADKIDVILHTDNSLEVIDNGRGMPVDIHSTEKISGVELILTKLHAGGKFSNKNYTFSGGLHGVGISVVNALSERVEIQIKRGGEVYSIAFANGAKVEELTVIGTCPKKQTGTTVRFYPNPKYFDSPRFSVSRLRHLLRAKAVLCPKLTINFIDKINNTEETWYYEDGLSDYLTEALSGYESLPNPPFIGDTSAETEAVSWALTWLPEGGELVAESYVNLIPTPQGGTHVNGLRNGLLKAMVEFCEIHNLLPKGVKLTADDVWNRCAYVLSLKIQEPQFAGQTKERLSSRQASSYVDNCLKDAFSLWLNQNVQTGKLIAEMAISSAQSRLRAAKKVVRKKLVSGPALPGKLADCTAQDLSRTELFLVEGDSAGGSAKQARDKEYQAILPLRGKILNTWEVSSDQVLASQEVHDIAVALGIDPDSDKLDELRYGKVCILADADSDGLHIATLLCALFLRHFPKLVQNGHVYVAMPPLYRIDIGKDEVYYALDEAEKEAILARLAKKKGKPNVQRFKGLGEMNPSQLRETTMDPSTRRLVQLTFDENGELQEGEVDTFEIMDMLLGKKRAEDRKQWLQNRGDEADLAV; encoded by the coding sequence ATGTCTGAAAAACGCTATGGGGCGGATGAAATTACCGTTCTGAAAGATCTTGAGCCTGTGCAGCTTCGCCCGGGGATGTACACCGATACCACACGTCCGAACCATTTGGGGCAAGAGGTGATTGATAATAGTGTGGATGAAGCTCTGTCAGGCTATGCGGATAAAATTGACGTTATTCTTCACACGGATAATTCGTTAGAGGTGATTGATAACGGACGAGGAATGCCGGTGGATATTCATTCTACCGAGAAAATTTCCGGCGTAGAGCTGATCTTAACCAAATTACACGCAGGTGGTAAGTTCTCTAATAAAAACTACACTTTTTCCGGTGGTTTGCACGGGGTGGGGATTTCGGTGGTGAACGCTCTTTCCGAACGTGTAGAAATTCAAATCAAGCGTGGTGGAGAGGTTTATTCCATTGCGTTTGCCAACGGGGCGAAAGTGGAAGAGTTGACGGTTATCGGTACTTGTCCGAAAAAGCAAACCGGCACGACTGTGCGTTTTTATCCGAACCCGAAATATTTTGACAGCCCGCGTTTTTCGGTTAGTCGCCTACGCCATTTATTGCGTGCTAAAGCGGTACTTTGCCCGAAACTTACCATTAATTTCATTGATAAAATCAATAATACCGAAGAGACTTGGTACTATGAAGATGGCTTATCCGATTATTTGACCGAGGCTTTAAGCGGTTATGAATCGTTGCCGAATCCGCCATTTATTGGCGATACCTCAGCAGAAACGGAGGCGGTAAGTTGGGCTTTAACGTGGTTGCCTGAAGGTGGGGAATTAGTGGCTGAGAGCTATGTAAACCTTATTCCAACGCCGCAGGGCGGTACGCACGTAAACGGTTTACGTAATGGATTGCTCAAAGCGATGGTAGAGTTTTGTGAAATCCATAATTTATTGCCGAAAGGCGTTAAGCTGACGGCGGATGATGTATGGAACCGTTGTGCTTATGTGCTTTCGCTGAAAATTCAAGAGCCGCAATTTGCAGGGCAAACTAAAGAGCGTTTGTCTTCTCGCCAAGCCTCAAGTTATGTGGATAATTGCTTAAAAGACGCCTTTAGTTTATGGCTGAATCAAAATGTACAAACAGGAAAATTAATTGCTGAAATGGCAATTAGTTCTGCTCAAAGTCGTTTACGTGCAGCAAAAAAAGTGGTGCGTAAAAAATTGGTCAGTGGCCCGGCGTTACCGGGCAAATTGGCAGATTGTACCGCACAAGACTTAAGCCGTACCGAGCTTTTCTTAGTGGAAGGGGATTCTGCTGGCGGTTCAGCAAAACAGGCTCGAGATAAGGAGTATCAAGCGATTTTACCGTTGCGTGGTAAGATTTTAAACACTTGGGAAGTATCCTCAGACCAAGTGTTAGCCTCACAAGAGGTTCATGATATTGCGGTGGCATTGGGTATCGATCCGGATAGTGATAAATTAGATGAGTTGCGTTATGGGAAAGTCTGTATTCTTGCTGATGCAGATTCAGACGGCTTACATATTGCGACCTTATTATGTGCTTTGTTTTTACGCCATTTCCCGAAATTGGTACAAAACGGTCATGTTTACGTCGCAATGCCGCCACTTTATCGTATTGATATTGGTAAAGATGAGGTGTATTACGCCTTAGATGAAGCGGAAAAAGAAGCAATTTTGGCTCGTCTAGCCAAGAAAAAAGGCAAACCGAATGTGCAGCGTTTTAAAGGGTTGGGTGAAATGAACCCTAGCCAGCTACGGGAAACCACAATGGATCCAAGTACCCGTCGTTTAGTGCAGCTCACTTTTGATGAAAATGGTGAGTTGCAAGAGGGGGAAGTGGATACTTTTGAGATTATGGATATGCTGCTTGGCAAAAAACGGGCAGAAGACCGTAAACAATGGCTACAAAATCGCGGTGATGAAGCGGATTTAGCCGTGTGA
- a CDS encoding 5-methyltetrahydropteroyltriglutamate--homocysteine S-methyltransferase: MSKLFPEATTRHQAPYRNDIVGSFLRTDALKQAREDFNQKRISQEQLREVTRAEVKKLVELQKQHGVQAVSDGEFSRTWWHLDFLAELDGMDWTETETFSVNFTGHKPKAQSVKIVGDIGFSDNHSFVDAYRILKEAAGDYPTKFTIPAPTMLHIICCVRAEDYQPLPQYQDEQKLYDDIANAYIKAMHKFYDMGLRNLQLDDTSWGQFCAEDKRKEFEARGFDLSDLAEKYVALLNRIVDAKPSDMSITMHICRGNFRSSWFSEGGYGPIAEVLFGKCRIDGFFLEYDTERAGTFEPLRHIKDQQVVLGLITSKFGDLEDKNAIIARIQEAAKIVPINQLCLSPQCGFASTEEGNILTENAQWAKLHLIKEIADEVWGN; the protein is encoded by the coding sequence ATGAGTAAGCTATTTCCAGAAGCAACCACACGTCATCAAGCCCCTTATCGCAATGATATTGTAGGGAGCTTTTTACGCACCGATGCGTTAAAACAGGCAAGAGAAGATTTTAACCAGAAAAGGATCAGCCAAGAGCAATTACGTGAAGTAACTCGTGCCGAAGTTAAAAAATTAGTTGAATTACAAAAACAACATGGTGTACAAGCAGTATCCGACGGTGAATTTAGCCGTACTTGGTGGCATTTGGATTTCTTAGCGGAACTAGATGGCATGGATTGGACAGAAACCGAAACCTTTAGTGTCAATTTCACCGGGCATAAGCCTAAAGCTCAATCGGTAAAAATCGTGGGCGATATTGGTTTTTCCGATAATCACTCTTTTGTAGATGCCTACCGTATTTTAAAAGAAGCTGCAGGTGATTACCCAACAAAATTCACAATTCCTGCCCCCACAATGCTACATATTATTTGCTGCGTGAGAGCGGAAGACTATCAACCATTACCGCAATATCAAGATGAACAAAAATTGTATGATGATATTGCTAATGCTTACATTAAAGCAATGCATAAATTCTATGATATGGGACTACGTAACCTTCAATTAGATGATACTAGTTGGGGACAATTCTGTGCTGAGGATAAACGTAAAGAGTTTGAAGCAAGAGGCTTTGATTTGTCCGATTTAGCAGAAAAATATGTTGCTCTCTTAAACCGTATTGTGGATGCAAAACCGTCTGATATGTCAATTACAATGCATATTTGTCGTGGTAATTTCCGTTCTTCTTGGTTCTCAGAAGGCGGTTATGGACCGATTGCTGAAGTCTTATTCGGCAAATGCCGTATTGATGGTTTCTTCTTAGAATACGATACCGAACGTGCCGGAACTTTTGAACCGCTACGTCATATTAAAGATCAACAAGTGGTACTCGGTTTAATTACCTCTAAATTTGGTGATTTGGAAGATAAAAATGCGATTATCGCCCGTATCCAAGAAGCAGCGAAAATTGTACCAATTAATCAGCTTTGTTTATCGCCGCAATGCGGTTTTGCCTCTACAGAAGAAGGCAATATCCTCACAGAGAACGCACAATGGGCAAAATTACATTTAATTAAAGAAATTGCCGATGAAGTGTGGGGAAATTAA
- the folB gene encoding dihydroneopterin aldolase: MSDKVFIRELTAFASIGAYDWEHTIKQRLVFNIDMAWDFSQAAKTDDVQFCLNYAEVSQKVLNFVESQPFKLVETVAYQLADLLQKEYQLNWVRIELHKPKAVAQASSVGVIVEHGNNQ; encoded by the coding sequence ATGAGTGATAAAGTTTTTATTCGGGAGCTGACCGCATTTGCTTCTATCGGGGCTTATGATTGGGAACATACAATTAAACAACGTTTGGTTTTTAATATTGATATGGCATGGGATTTTTCCCAAGCCGCAAAAACAGATGACGTACAATTTTGCCTAAATTATGCAGAGGTTTCACAAAAAGTGTTGAATTTTGTGGAGTCGCAACCCTTTAAATTGGTTGAAACAGTGGCTTATCAGTTGGCAGACTTATTACAAAAAGAATATCAACTCAACTGGGTTCGTATTGAGCTACATAAACCCAAAGCAGTGGCGCAAGCAAGTAGTGTAGGTGTGATTGTTGAACATGGAAATAATCAATAA
- the plsY gene encoding glycerol-3-phosphate 1-O-acyltransferase PlsY codes for MNMIPYLLILIAYSLGSISSAIIFCKLAGLPDPRENGSHNAGATNVLRIGGKSAALGVLLFDILKGTLPVAMGIYFSLTPSQLGFVALAVCLGHIFPIFFQFRGGKGVATAFGAIIPLSFIVAAGAVGTWLIIFLLFGYSSLSAVMAALLLPFYIWWFEPQFTFPVALVCCLLVYRHHDNIQRLWRGQEDKIWDRFKKKKT; via the coding sequence ATAAATATGATTCCCTATTTATTGATCTTAATCGCCTATTCGCTTGGTTCTATCTCAAGTGCGATTATTTTTTGTAAGCTAGCCGGCTTGCCTGATCCAAGAGAAAACGGCTCACATAATGCCGGAGCAACTAATGTATTACGTATCGGCGGAAAAAGTGCTGCGCTTGGCGTACTGCTATTTGATATATTAAAAGGCACTTTGCCGGTAGCTATGGGGATCTATTTTTCCTTAACGCCTTCTCAGCTGGGGTTTGTCGCTTTAGCGGTCTGCCTTGGGCATATTTTTCCGATTTTCTTTCAATTCCGAGGCGGTAAAGGAGTCGCCACCGCCTTTGGCGCTATAATACCGCTGAGTTTTATTGTAGCTGCTGGAGCAGTTGGCACTTGGCTGATCATTTTTCTACTGTTTGGCTACTCCTCATTAAGTGCGGTCATGGCAGCCTTACTTTTACCTTTTTATATTTGGTGGTTTGAGCCACAATTTACCTTTCCTGTTGCGCTGGTATGCTGCTTGTTGGTTTACCGCCATCACGATAATATTCAACGCTTATGGCGCGGACAAGAAGACAAAATTTGGGATAGATTTAAGAAAAAGAAAACATAG
- the cdd gene encoding cytidine deaminase, with protein sequence MVFNSAILARFEKLVVEKNDEVTQAVVEQLVNQGFHGQLKAEIVQQLCRKFNLSSVELALGCISVAACYAITPVSAFNVGAVAIGKNGDFYFGANQEFSGECIQQSVHAEQSAISHAWLAGESLITDVVVNYTPCGHCRQFMNELNSSTSLKVHLPHSQNNLLQSYLPDSFGPKNLGIEKVLFDEQLQSFEVKGDKLEQAAIQAAASSYAPYSRAFSGVALQVGEHIICGKYMENAAFNPTFLPLQSALNYRLFLGLADIPVSRAVLAESQGTLSSKAITVSLVKSLLGLELEYISIQTA encoded by the coding sequence ATGGTGTTTAATTCAGCTATTTTAGCTCGCTTTGAAAAATTAGTAGTGGAAAAAAATGATGAAGTCACTCAAGCTGTTGTTGAACAGTTGGTGAACCAAGGTTTTCACGGGCAATTAAAAGCGGAAATAGTTCAACAGTTATGCAGGAAATTTAATTTATCTTCAGTAGAGCTGGCTTTAGGTTGTATTTCTGTTGCAGCCTGTTATGCAATTACACCGGTTTCTGCTTTCAATGTTGGGGCTGTTGCGATTGGCAAAAACGGTGATTTCTATTTTGGTGCAAACCAAGAATTTTCTGGTGAATGTATTCAACAGTCGGTTCACGCTGAGCAAAGTGCAATTTCCCACGCTTGGCTTGCGGGCGAAAGTTTGATTACCGATGTAGTGGTTAATTACACCCCTTGTGGGCATTGTCGCCAATTTATGAACGAGCTAAACAGCTCTACCAGCCTAAAAGTACATTTACCGCACAGCCAAAATAATTTATTGCAGAGCTATTTACCTGATAGTTTTGGACCGAAAAATTTAGGTATTGAGAAAGTGTTGTTTGATGAGCAACTTCAATCTTTTGAAGTTAAGGGTGATAAGTTAGAACAAGCGGCTATTCAGGCGGCAGCTTCATCTTACGCTCCTTATAGTAGAGCGTTTAGTGGGGTAGCATTGCAAGTTGGGGAGCATATTATCTGTGGTAAATATATGGAAAACGCCGCTTTTAACCCAACATTTTTACCTCTTCAAAGTGCGTTAAATTATCGATTATTTTTAGGTTTAGCTGATATACCGGTAAGTAGAGCAGTATTAGCAGAGTCGCAAGGAACTTTGAGTAGCAAGGCAATTACAGTATCCCTTGTGAAATCCTTGCTGGGTCTTGAGCTTGAATATATTTCTATACAAACTGCGTAA